From the Oceanicaulis alexandrii DSM 11625 genome, one window contains:
- the ftsA gene encoding cell division protein FtsA, with the protein MGFFKQGGASSAATPPRKSGVFAALDIGASKTVCFIAKTEETLAGLRPRVIGVGHQSTRGVRASQVVDVNLAVESIRAAVENAERMAGHTVSEVYLAASAGAPSSARISVEMDLAAREVTDRDLRRILAEALRRHHEQKRVLLHALPLSWRVDGHRGVKDPRGMFGESLGVDLHLVSAAADPLQNLISCVERCQLTVAGVAATPYVSGIAALAPDERDLGAMLIDMGAHTTTVAVFNEGALQHVDGVPVGGAHVTNDIARGLSTPVNAAERIKALHGCALDSPDDDQIMIETPPVAGSGAVTMNQQPKALLNAIIRPRLEEVFEMVRDRLDAAGAASAAGRSVVLTGGAAQLPGAAQLAGRVLGKQVRLGRPDTLAGLGDAVSGPGFSAASGLLLRCVQGPSEAISGPPRFDQGPVRIRERADGEGGMKAVWRWFAESF; encoded by the coding sequence ATGGGTTTTTTCAAGCAGGGGGGCGCGTCGAGCGCCGCCACGCCGCCGCGCAAATCGGGCGTGTTCGCAGCGCTCGACATCGGCGCGTCCAAGACCGTCTGCTTCATCGCCAAGACCGAAGAGACGCTGGCGGGATTGCGCCCGCGCGTTATCGGCGTTGGCCATCAATCCACCCGCGGGGTCCGCGCCAGCCAGGTGGTGGACGTCAATCTGGCCGTTGAAAGCATCCGCGCCGCAGTGGAAAACGCCGAGCGCATGGCGGGCCATACCGTCAGTGAAGTCTATCTGGCCGCGTCCGCCGGCGCGCCGTCGAGCGCGCGCATCTCCGTCGAGATGGATCTGGCCGCGCGCGAAGTCACCGATCGCGATCTGCGCCGCATCCTCGCTGAAGCCCTGCGTCGTCATCACGAGCAAAAACGCGTCCTGCTGCACGCTCTGCCCTTGTCCTGGCGGGTGGATGGCCATCGCGGGGTCAAGGATCCGCGCGGCATGTTCGGCGAGAGCCTGGGGGTGGATTTGCACCTGGTCAGCGCCGCCGCCGATCCTTTGCAGAACCTCATTTCCTGCGTTGAGCGTTGCCAGCTGACCGTCGCGGGCGTTGCGGCCACGCCCTATGTGTCCGGCATTGCGGCGCTGGCGCCGGATGAGCGCGATCTGGGCGCCATGCTCATTGATATGGGTGCGCACACCACCACCGTCGCCGTGTTTAACGAGGGCGCGCTGCAGCATGTGGACGGGGTGCCGGTGGGCGGCGCCCATGTGACCAACGACATCGCGCGCGGGCTGTCGACGCCCGTGAACGCCGCCGAGCGCATCAAGGCGCTGCATGGCTGCGCGCTGGACAGTCCCGATGACGACCAGATCATGATCGAGACGCCGCCCGTCGCGGGGTCCGGCGCAGTGACCATGAACCAGCAACCCAAGGCGCTGTTGAACGCCATCATTCGTCCGCGTCTGGAAGAAGTGTTCGAAATGGTGCGCGATCGGCTCGACGCGGCCGGGGCCGCCAGCGCGGCGGGGCGCTCTGTGGTGTTGACCGGCGGCGCAGCGCAATTGCCCGGCGCGGCGCAACTGGCCGGCCGGGTCCTGGGTAAACAGGTCCGCCTGGGGCGGCCTGATACGTTGGCGGGGCTCGGCGACGCTGTCAGCGGTCCGGGCTTCAGCGCGGCTTCAGGATTACTGCTGCGCTGCGTGCAAGGCCCCTCGGAAGCTATCTCGGGTCCGCCGCGGTTTGACCAGGGCCCTGTGCGCATTCGCGAACGCGCGGATGGAGAAGGCGGCATGAAGGCGGTCTGGCGCTGGTTCGCGGAAAGTTTCTAG
- a CDS encoding cell division protein FtsQ/DivIB, which yields MSKLKGAGARDSSKARRKSNTAPKAAGGRKLSNWAAAQWRAARNRASYAFKLIFTVFGALLAGTAVILLVFGQLDDVGGMLAGRAETELEQAGYTLDWLDVAGADRTGVEEIAMAVGAAPGLGLSRVDLNAARDAIQSLSWVKSAEVLRLWPDRIAVLIEERQPYALWQINQTYHVIDAGGAVIDAANPLEFAYLPRVVGEDANLEAASVIGLLELHPDIRDRVTHAIRVGERRWSLRLQSGGDVLLPEDDPASALALLAAMHEERGVLDYEAQIFDLRNAGEMVMRPWPDRAAERAGRGA from the coding sequence GTGTCCAAGCTGAAGGGCGCCGGCGCTCGAGACTCATCGAAAGCCCGGCGCAAGTCGAATACAGCCCCCAAAGCGGCGGGCGGTCGAAAGCTGTCCAATTGGGCGGCCGCGCAATGGCGTGCGGCGCGTAACCGGGCGAGCTACGCCTTCAAACTGATTTTCACCGTCTTTGGCGCCTTGCTCGCGGGGACTGCGGTTATTCTGCTGGTGTTCGGTCAGCTTGATGATGTGGGCGGCATGCTGGCGGGGCGCGCCGAGACCGAGCTGGAGCAGGCGGGCTATACGCTGGACTGGCTCGATGTGGCGGGCGCTGACCGCACCGGCGTCGAGGAAATCGCCATGGCGGTAGGCGCCGCGCCGGGGCTGGGCCTCAGCCGGGTAGACCTGAACGCCGCACGGGACGCCATTCAGTCTTTGTCCTGGGTGAAATCGGCTGAAGTGTTGCGGCTGTGGCCGGACCGGATCGCGGTGCTGATCGAGGAACGCCAGCCCTATGCGCTGTGGCAGATCAACCAGACCTATCATGTGATTGATGCAGGCGGCGCGGTTATCGACGCTGCGAACCCGCTTGAGTTCGCCTATTTGCCGCGCGTGGTCGGAGAAGACGCCAATCTCGAGGCGGCAAGCGTCATCGGATTGCTGGAGCTGCATCCTGACATTCGCGACCGGGTCACCCACGCCATTCGGGTGGGCGAGCGGCGCTGGAGCCTTCGCCTTCAAAGCGGCGGCGATGTCTTGCTGCCCGAAGATGATCCCGCGAGCGCCCTGGCGCTGCTGGCGGCGATGCATGAAGAGCGCGGCGTGCTTGATTACGAAGCGCAGATTTTTGATCTCAGAAATGCCGGTGAAATGGTGATGCGTCCCTGGCCTGACCGGGCGGCGGAACGTGCAGGGCGAGGGGCGTGA
- a CDS encoding D-alanine--D-alanine ligase gives MSKHVAVLLGGRSPERDVSLVSGKKVIEALESQGYQVSPIDPQDSDWIDQLNGIKPDVVFNALHGDWGEDGRVQGVLDYLGFAYTHSGVAASALAMDKQRAKAVLREAGIACPEGQLISRFDAAREHVMAPPYVAKPNAQGSSVGVLIVTEGANRPPAILGSDDWPYDEEVLIERFIPGRELTVAVMGGRALTVTEIVPKTAFYDYDAKYAEGGSVHQLPADVPQAVFDQCMRDALTAHRVLGCEGLTRSDFRYDPVTGGVWLLEINTQPGMTPTSLAPEQAAHCGIGFPDLVAWMVENAACPS, from the coding sequence ATGAGCAAGCATGTGGCGGTTCTTTTGGGCGGGCGCAGCCCGGAGCGCGATGTGTCTCTGGTCTCGGGCAAGAAGGTGATCGAGGCGCTGGAGAGCCAGGGCTATCAGGTCTCTCCCATCGACCCCCAGGACTCGGACTGGATCGACCAGCTCAACGGCATAAAGCCCGACGTCGTCTTCAACGCGCTTCATGGCGATTGGGGCGAGGATGGCCGGGTGCAGGGCGTGCTCGATTATCTGGGCTTCGCCTATACCCATTCCGGCGTCGCGGCGTCGGCGCTGGCCATGGACAAGCAGCGCGCCAAGGCGGTGCTGCGCGAAGCGGGAATCGCTTGTCCTGAAGGTCAGCTGATCAGCCGGTTTGACGCTGCGCGCGAGCACGTCATGGCGCCGCCCTATGTGGCCAAGCCCAATGCGCAAGGCAGCTCGGTGGGCGTTCTGATCGTCACCGAAGGCGCGAACCGTCCGCCCGCCATTCTGGGCTCTGATGACTGGCCTTATGACGAAGAGGTGCTGATCGAGCGCTTCATTCCGGGGCGCGAGCTGACCGTGGCCGTGATGGGCGGCCGGGCGCTGACGGTGACCGAGATCGTCCCCAAAACCGCCTTTTATGATTATGACGCCAAATATGCCGAAGGCGGCTCGGTCCACCAGCTGCCCGCCGATGTGCCGCAAGCTGTCTTTGATCAGTGCATGCGCGATGCGCTGACCGCCCACCGTGTTCTGGGATGTGAGGGGCTGACACGCTCTGATTTCAGATATGATCCGGTGACAGGCGGGGTTTGGTTACTCGAAATTAACACCCAACCCGGCATGACTCCTACATCCCTTGCGCCCGAACAGGCGGCGCACTGCGGTATCGGGTTTCCCGATCTCGTAGCGTGGATGGTGGAGAATGCGGCGTGTCCAAGCTGA
- the murC gene encoding UDP-N-acetylmuramate--L-alanine ligase → MPPIDLAASVGPVHFVGIGGIGMSGIAEVMLTLGYQVTGSDIKDSANVQRLRNKGAVVHIGHAAENVDGAGALVVSSAVKPDNPELVAARAKRTPVVRRAEMLAELMRLKHAVAVAGTHGKTTTTSLVACLMDSAGFDPTVINGGIISAYGSNAKIGEGEWMVVEADESDGSFLKLRGSVGIITNIDPEHMEHYGSFDALRAAFAQFVENLPFYGFAVMCIDHPEVQALAAKIEDRRVITYGFSPQADVRLSNLVMDETGGHFDLTFQPRGTEPVTWAGISLPMMGEHNVLNAAGALAVVQALGGGEEEARTALAGFTGVKRRFTLTGQAHGVTVVDDYGHHPVEITAVLKAARQQVGDGRVHAVVQPHRYSRLHDLFEDFCTCFNDADSVLVTPVFAAGEAPIEGASQEALVAGLARHGHRNASATTRESLPRDLKAFIEPGDLIVCLGAGDITAWAAELPERLEAQG, encoded by the coding sequence ATGCCGCCTATTGATCTCGCCGCCTCCGTGGGTCCCGTTCATTTCGTCGGCATAGGCGGCATCGGCATGAGCGGCATCGCCGAAGTCATGCTGACGCTGGGCTATCAGGTCACAGGCTCTGACATCAAGGACAGCGCCAATGTCCAGCGCCTGCGAAACAAGGGCGCCGTGGTCCATATCGGCCATGCCGCTGAAAATGTGGACGGGGCCGGGGCGCTGGTGGTCTCAAGCGCGGTGAAGCCTGACAATCCCGAACTGGTCGCCGCCCGCGCCAAACGCACGCCGGTGGTGCGCCGCGCAGAGATGCTGGCCGAGCTGATGCGCCTCAAGCATGCGGTCGCGGTCGCCGGCACCCATGGCAAGACCACCACGACCTCGCTGGTGGCGTGCCTGATGGATTCCGCCGGCTTTGATCCGACCGTCATCAATGGCGGCATCATTTCCGCCTATGGCTCGAACGCCAAGATCGGCGAGGGCGAGTGGATGGTGGTCGAGGCCGATGAAAGCGACGGCTCCTTCCTGAAGCTGCGCGGATCGGTCGGGATCATCACCAATATCGACCCTGAGCATATGGAGCATTACGGCTCGTTCGACGCCCTGCGCGCCGCCTTCGCCCAGTTTGTCGAGAACCTGCCGTTTTATGGCTTTGCGGTGATGTGCATCGACCATCCCGAAGTGCAGGCGCTGGCGGCGAAGATCGAGGACCGCCGCGTCATCACCTATGGCTTCTCACCCCAGGCCGATGTGCGCCTGTCCAATCTCGTCATGGACGAGACGGGCGGGCATTTCGACCTGACTTTCCAGCCGCGCGGGACCGAGCCTGTGACCTGGGCGGGGATCAGCCTGCCGATGATGGGCGAGCATAATGTGCTGAACGCGGCCGGCGCTCTGGCGGTGGTTCAGGCGTTGGGCGGCGGCGAGGAAGAAGCGCGCACGGCGCTGGCGGGCTTCACCGGCGTCAAGCGCCGCTTCACCCTGACCGGACAAGCCCATGGCGTCACGGTGGTGGATGATTACGGCCATCACCCTGTCGAGATCACGGCGGTGCTGAAAGCCGCGCGCCAGCAAGTGGGCGACGGCCGGGTGCACGCCGTTGTGCAGCCCCACCGCTATTCGCGCCTGCATGACCTGTTTGAAGATTTCTGCACCTGTTTCAACGATGCGGACAGCGTGCTGGTGACGCCTGTGTTCGCCGCGGGTGAAGCCCCGATCGAGGGCGCCAGCCAGGAGGCGCTGGTCGCCGGACTGGCGCGCCATGGTCACCGCAACGCCAGCGCCACCACGCGCGAAAGCCTGCCGCGGGACCTGAAGGCCTTTATCGAGCCCGGCGATCTGATCGTCTGTCTGGGTGCCGGCGACATCACCGCCTGGGCGGCGGAGCTGCCCGAGCGTCTGGAGGCGCAAGGTTGA
- the lpxC gene encoding UDP-3-O-acyl-N-acetylglucosamine deacetylase has product MIERATLAAPAVCAGIGLHTGARVRMAMKPASLGSGIVFERTDLDVEDCFIPARRDYVRSTDLGTTLVNDAGASVATVEHLMAALAGLGVDDLMIELDGPEVPAMDGSSAPFVDLILQAGLKTRPAPRKALQVLKPVEVEDGSRHAVFLPSLRPGIDVEIDFDDPAIGRQHFAFEVNRSNFQDLVAPARTFGFRREFSALLKAGLARGGSMENAVVVDEGGVANPEGLRFADEFVRHKALDALGDLYLLGAPIIGLYKAHRPGHGLNAKALAALLADESAWRWTSMSDSTVQSERLVHS; this is encoded by the coding sequence ATGATTGAACGCGCAACTTTGGCGGCGCCGGCGGTTTGCGCCGGGATCGGTTTGCACACCGGGGCCCGTGTCCGCATGGCCATGAAGCCCGCATCGCTGGGCTCGGGCATCGTTTTTGAGCGTACCGATCTGGATGTCGAGGACTGCTTCATTCCGGCGCGCCGCGACTATGTGCGCTCCACCGATCTGGGCACCACCTTGGTTAATGACGCCGGCGCCTCCGTCGCGACGGTCGAGCATTTGATGGCGGCGTTGGCGGGGCTGGGCGTGGACGATCTGATGATCGAACTCGACGGTCCCGAAGTGCCGGCCATGGACGGGTCTTCCGCGCCCTTCGTCGATCTGATCCTGCAAGCGGGACTGAAAACCCGACCGGCGCCGCGCAAAGCGCTTCAGGTGCTGAAGCCTGTCGAGGTCGAGGACGGCTCTCGCCATGCGGTTTTCCTGCCGTCTCTGCGTCCGGGCATTGATGTGGAGATCGACTTTGACGATCCCGCCATCGGTCGCCAGCACTTTGCGTTTGAAGTCAATCGCAGCAATTTCCAGGACCTGGTCGCTCCGGCGCGCACATTCGGCTTCCGCCGTGAGTTCAGCGCGCTGTTGAAGGCGGGCCTGGCGCGCGGCGGCTCCATGGAGAACGCCGTCGTTGTGGATGAAGGCGGCGTCGCCAATCCCGAAGGCCTGCGTTTCGCCGATGAGTTCGTGCGTCACAAGGCGCTGGACGCCTTGGGGGATCTGTATCTTCTGGGCGCGCCGATCATTGGCCTTTATAAAGCGCATCGTCCCGGACATGGCCTCAACGCCAAGGCTTTGGCGGCTCTGCTGGCTGATGAAAGCGCCTGGCGCTGGACATCGATGAGCGACAGCACCGTGCAGAGCGAGCGCCTCGTTCACTCCTGA
- the recN gene encoding DNA repair protein RecN: MLASLSIRDIVLIDSLDLMFDAGLSALTGETGAGKSILLGALGLACGERAERAQVRAGADKAVAIAMFEPPVDHPVYALLDEAGVDVEAGEAVILRRTLTADGRSRAHVNDQPASVGLLARLGEVLVEIHGQHDGRGLMDPKSHRGLLDAYADSSAELTVVKAAWTSLSDARSRMDELTDARDKAASEEAFLRGSVEELDALDPQAGEEASLAAERKFLQQAESALTELNDAMDAVAGGDGLSNRLNTALRGLERVRGALGEADGAEGAAGEAQASVERAAGALDRALIEFNEAEEALSDAAARFDVEPGRLNEVEERLFALRAAARKHNVEVDELAELRDRLASRLDMIEHADDRLKEAEGALNAAQADYARAAKALTALRTKAGDALAKAVEAELAPLKMDKARFRVRVETDEDKPGASGWDKVAFEVATNPGAPFGPLDKIASGGELSRFALALKVCLVGEDARTMVFDEVDQGVGGAVADAVGSRLKRLAETGQALVVTHSPQVAARASAHYRIEKAEQSGGMRTTVRRLAEDDRREEIARMLSGAEITDAARAAADQLMGS; encoded by the coding sequence ATGCTGGCTTCGCTCTCCATCCGTGACATCGTCCTGATCGACTCGCTCGATCTGATGTTTGACGCCGGTCTGTCCGCGCTGACGGGCGAGACCGGCGCCGGCAAATCCATTCTTCTGGGCGCTCTGGGTCTGGCGTGCGGCGAGCGCGCCGAACGCGCCCAGGTGCGCGCGGGCGCTGACAAGGCGGTCGCCATCGCCATGTTCGAGCCCCCGGTGGACCATCCGGTCTATGCCTTGCTGGACGAGGCGGGCGTGGATGTGGAGGCGGGCGAGGCGGTGATCCTGCGCCGCACCCTGACGGCGGACGGCCGCTCGCGGGCGCATGTGAATGACCAACCCGCCAGCGTCGGCTTGCTCGCTCGGCTGGGCGAGGTGCTGGTGGAGATCCATGGCCAGCATGACGGACGCGGCCTGATGGACCCCAAGAGCCATCGCGGCCTGCTGGACGCTTATGCGGACTCATCCGCCGAACTGACGGTGGTGAAGGCTGCCTGGACAAGTCTCAGTGACGCCCGGTCTCGCATGGACGAGCTGACGGACGCCCGGGACAAGGCGGCCAGCGAAGAAGCCTTTCTGCGAGGCAGCGTGGAAGAGCTCGATGCGCTTGATCCCCAGGCGGGGGAAGAAGCGAGCCTCGCCGCCGAACGCAAATTCCTGCAGCAGGCCGAATCCGCCCTCACTGAACTTAATGACGCCATGGACGCCGTGGCGGGCGGCGACGGCCTGTCCAACCGCCTGAACACCGCCCTGCGCGGGCTTGAGCGCGTGCGCGGCGCCCTGGGTGAGGCGGATGGCGCTGAAGGCGCGGCTGGCGAGGCGCAGGCGTCTGTGGAACGGGCCGCCGGCGCGCTGGATCGGGCGCTGATCGAGTTTAACGAGGCCGAGGAAGCGCTGTCAGACGCCGCTGCGCGCTTTGACGTCGAGCCGGGACGCTTGAACGAGGTCGAGGAGCGCCTGTTCGCCCTGCGCGCCGCCGCGCGCAAGCATAATGTCGAGGTGGATGAGCTGGCCGAGCTTCGTGACCGTCTGGCGAGCCGGCTCGACATGATCGAGCACGCCGACGACCGGCTGAAAGAGGCCGAAGGCGCTCTGAACGCCGCGCAGGCGGACTATGCGCGCGCCGCCAAGGCGCTGACAGCCTTGCGCACCAAGGCGGGCGACGCGCTCGCCAAAGCCGTCGAGGCCGAACTTGCGCCGCTCAAAATGGACAAGGCGCGGTTCCGTGTGCGCGTCGAGACAGATGAAGACAAGCCCGGCGCAAGCGGTTGGGACAAGGTCGCGTTTGAAGTCGCCACCAATCCCGGCGCGCCGTTCGGACCGCTCGACAAGATCGCCTCGGGCGGCGAGCTGTCACGTTTCGCGCTGGCCCTGAAAGTGTGTCTGGTGGGCGAGGACGCTCGCACCATGGTGTTTGACGAGGTGGATCAGGGCGTGGGCGGCGCGGTGGCCGATGCGGTCGGATCACGTCTCAAACGCCTGGCGGAAACCGGTCAGGCGCTGGTGGTCACACACAGCCCGCAAGTGGCCGCGCGCGCCAGTGCGCACTATCGTATCGAGAAGGCGGAGCAGTCAGGCGGCATGCGCACGACCGTGCGTCGTCTCGCCGAAGACGACCGCCGCGAAGAAATCGCCCGCATGCTGTCGGGCGCGGAAATCACCGATGCGGCGCGCGCCGCCGCCGACCAGCTGATGGGCTCATGA
- the murB gene encoding UDP-N-acetylmuramate dehydrogenase, which translates to MSWPSLLHRLPEVRGKLIENASLADITWLRVGGPAQVLFLPADAADLARFLAETPRDIEVRVLGAGSNTLVRDGGLPGVTVKLTPAFGKVEALENNRIRAGAAALDKMVAKSAAKAGIAGLEFYVGVPGAIGGALRMNAGCYGTETKDVLVEAIALDRTGRRIVAPVSELGYAYRHSEAPDDWIFIEAVFEGQPDDPKAVTERMTAITERRETTQPIREKTSGSTFKNPDPETSGGRSAWQLVDAVGWRGKPIGGARFSEQHCNFLINDGTATAQDLETLGETVRAAVKDQFGVELAWEVKRIGEPQ; encoded by the coding sequence TTGAGCTGGCCCTCTCTCCTGCACCGTCTGCCCGAGGTTCGGGGCAAGCTGATCGAGAACGCGTCTCTGGCCGACATCACCTGGCTGCGCGTAGGCGGTCCGGCGCAAGTGTTGTTCCTGCCCGCAGACGCCGCCGACCTGGCGCGCTTTCTGGCGGAGACGCCGCGCGATATCGAGGTGCGGGTGCTGGGCGCGGGCTCAAACACGCTGGTGCGTGATGGCGGCCTGCCCGGCGTCACGGTCAAGCTGACGCCCGCTTTCGGCAAGGTCGAAGCGCTGGAGAACAACCGCATCCGCGCGGGCGCGGCGGCGCTTGATAAAATGGTCGCCAAGTCGGCGGCGAAAGCCGGGATTGCCGGCCTTGAGTTTTATGTGGGCGTGCCCGGCGCCATTGGCGGCGCGCTGCGCATGAATGCCGGGTGCTACGGGACCGAGACCAAGGACGTGCTGGTAGAGGCGATCGCGCTGGACCGCACCGGCCGCCGGATCGTCGCCCCGGTCTCTGAACTGGGATACGCCTATCGCCATTCGGAGGCGCCGGACGACTGGATCTTCATCGAGGCGGTGTTTGAAGGCCAGCCTGATGACCCCAAGGCCGTGACCGAGCGCATGACCGCCATCACCGAACGGCGCGAGACGACGCAGCCCATCCGCGAGAAGACGTCGGGTTCGACGTTCAAGAACCCCGACCCTGAAACCTCTGGCGGGCGTTCGGCCTGGCAATTGGTGGATGCGGTTGGCTGGCGCGGCAAACCCATTGGCGGCGCGCGCTTTTCCGAACAGCATTGCAATTTCCTGATCAATGACGGCACGGCGACCGCGCAGGATCTTGAAACCCTGGGCGAGACCGTGCGCGCCGCTGTGAAGGATCAGTTCGGCGTCGAGCTGGCCTGGGAAGTCAAACGGATCGGAGAGCCGCAATGA
- a CDS encoding outer membrane protein assembly factor BamD, with protein MKTVLRIAVLGAVALSLTACAGRDREELAYVEQPVETLYAEAFEKMQRRRYDEAAAYFDEVERQHPFSEWARRSMLMAAYANYRQSKYDEAISDAQRFIALHPGNASAPYAYYLIALSYYERIYDVGRDQSTTQQALQALEQVVRRYPDTPYAQDARLKIDMARDHLAGKEMSVGRWYLRNGYHLAAINRFQNVIRDYETTSHTPEALHRLVEAYVSLGVDEEARQVAAVLGYNFSGSEWYEDSYDLLTSRGIAVPGSEDLERDPSLLRRALNRVFG; from the coding sequence ATGAAGACTGTTCTGCGTATTGCTGTTCTGGGCGCCGTCGCCTTGTCGCTCACCGCTTGTGCGGGGCGAGACCGCGAAGAGCTGGCCTATGTGGAGCAGCCGGTCGAGACGCTCTACGCCGAAGCGTTCGAGAAGATGCAGCGCCGCCGTTATGACGAGGCCGCCGCCTATTTCGACGAAGTGGAACGCCAGCACCCGTTCTCCGAATGGGCGCGCCGCTCCATGCTGATGGCGGCTTATGCGAACTATCGTCAGTCCAAATATGACGAGGCGATCTCAGATGCGCAGCGCTTCATCGCCCTGCATCCGGGCAACGCCAGCGCGCCTTATGCCTATTATCTGATCGCGCTGAGCTATTATGAGCGCATCTATGATGTGGGCCGCGACCAGTCCACCACCCAGCAAGCGCTGCAGGCGCTCGAGCAGGTGGTGCGCCGGTATCCCGACACGCCTTACGCCCAGGATGCGCGCCTGAAAATCGACATGGCGCGCGATCACCTGGCCGGCAAGGAAATGAGTGTTGGCCGCTGGTATCTGCGCAATGGCTATCATCTGGCGGCGATCAATCGCTTCCAGAATGTGATTCGCGATTACGAGACCACCAGCCACACGCCCGAAGCCCTGCACCGTCTGGTGGAGGCTTATGTCAGCCTGGGCGTGGATGAAGAAGCCCGCCAGGTCGCAGCCGTTCTGGGCTATAACTTCTCCGGGTCTGAATGGTATGAGGACAGCTATGATCTGCTGACCTCGCGCGGGATCGCCGTGCCGGGCTCTGAAGATCTGGAACGTGATCCGTCCTTGCTGCGGCGCGCGTTGAACCGCGTCTTCGGCTAA
- the ftsZ gene encoding cell division protein FtsZ: MPLNLSAPETTELKPRILVCGVGGAGGNAVNNMIDAQLEGVDFVVANTDAQALQRARTDRRIQMGAAITEGLGAGARPEVGEQAAEDSLAEIQEHLQGAHMVFITAGMGGGTGTGAAPVIARAAREQGILTVGVVTKPFHFEGTRRMRLAESGIDRLQEHVDTLIIIPNQNLFRIATEKTTFAEAFGMADQVLHSGVRGITDLMVMPGLINLDFADVRTVMNEMGKAMMGTGEANGEKRAVEAANNAINNPLLDDVSMKGAKGVLINITGGMDMTLYEVDEAANEIRNEVDPDANIIVGSTFDPELDGIIRVSVVATGIDAEMNEATDPRRRQGAEPVSAMWKGRETRQQRQTEPLVRRASDAVAVNETPQQATPASHTGHAAHTGHAGHAAQGSVTMRGSDAVNTPDSFTGGEPVHPVAKPAVVETRERLEREISASAEPHQAPVQPQAQQAPVEETKSREPRRGLSLFGRRKSAPVEQKAPSQPERPSVVRPVESAPRLSQPSGDLFGEDLDENELEIPAFLRRQAN; the protein is encoded by the coding sequence ATGCCCTTGAACCTTTCCGCGCCAGAAACCACCGAACTGAAACCTCGCATCCTGGTATGCGGTGTGGGCGGCGCCGGGGGCAACGCCGTTAACAACATGATCGACGCCCAGCTGGAGGGCGTGGACTTTGTGGTCGCCAACACCGACGCGCAGGCGCTGCAGCGCGCGCGGACTGACCGGCGCATCCAGATGGGGGCTGCGATCACCGAAGGTCTGGGCGCTGGGGCGCGCCCGGAAGTCGGTGAGCAGGCGGCCGAAGACTCTCTGGCCGAGATCCAGGAACATCTTCAGGGCGCGCACATGGTGTTCATCACCGCCGGCATGGGCGGCGGCACCGGCACCGGGGCTGCGCCTGTGATCGCCCGCGCTGCGCGCGAGCAAGGCATCCTGACCGTGGGCGTGGTCACCAAGCCGTTCCATTTTGAAGGCACTCGCCGCATGCGCTTGGCGGAGTCCGGCATTGACCGGCTGCAAGAGCATGTGGATACGCTGATCATCATTCCGAACCAGAACCTGTTCCGGATCGCCACCGAGAAGACGACCTTCGCGGAAGCCTTCGGCATGGCTGACCAGGTGCTGCATTCGGGCGTTCGCGGCATCACCGACCTGATGGTCATGCCCGGCCTGATCAATCTCGACTTCGCCGATGTGCGCACCGTGATGAACGAGATGGGCAAGGCGATGATGGGCACGGGCGAAGCCAATGGCGAGAAACGCGCCGTGGAAGCCGCCAACAACGCCATCAACAACCCGCTGCTTGACGATGTGTCGATGAAAGGCGCCAAGGGCGTGCTCATCAACATCACTGGCGGCATGGACATGACGCTTTATGAAGTCGACGAAGCGGCCAATGAAATCCGCAATGAAGTCGACCCGGACGCCAACATCATCGTCGGCTCCACCTTCGACCCCGAGCTCGACGGCATCATCCGCGTATCTGTGGTCGCCACTGGCATCGACGCCGAAATGAACGAAGCCACCGATCCGCGCCGTCGCCAGGGCGCCGAGCCGGTTTCCGCGATGTGGAAGGGCCGTGAGACCCGTCAGCAGCGTCAAACCGAACCGCTGGTGCGCCGCGCCTCTGACGCGGTGGCGGTCAACGAAACCCCTCAGCAGGCGACGCCGGCCTCTCATACGGGTCATGCCGCTCATACGGGTCATGCCGGACACGCGGCGCAGGGCTCTGTAACGATGCGCGGGTCAGACGCCGTGAATACGCCGGATTCCTTCACGGGCGGCGAGCCGGTGCATCCGGTCGCCAAGCCCGCCGTGGTCGAAACCCGCGAGCGCCTGGAGCGCGAAATCTCCGCCTCCGCTGAGCCTCACCAGGCTCCGGTCCAGCCGCAGGCGCAACAGGCGCCGGTGGAAGAAACCAAATCGCGCGAGCCGCGCCGTGGCCTGTCTCTGTTCGGCCGCCGCAAGTCTGCTCCGGTTGAGCAGAAGGCGCCGAGCCAGCCCGAGCGTCCCAGCGTGGTGCGCCCGGTGGAGTCTGCGCCGCGGCTCAGCCAGCCCAGCGGGGACCTGTTTGGCGAGGATCTTGACGAGAACGAGCTGGAAATTCCGGCCTTCCTGCGTCGCCAAGCCAACTAG